The DNA region CTGTAGAGCGGCAGGCAGAATGCCGACGTCAGCGCCGCGACGAACAGCGTCACGCGCCCCTCCGACGATATGATCCGGCCGTGTCCGAGGAGGCTGCGACGGTGACCGGCTGGAAGCGCCACTTGCTGAAACGCGACACCCGCACGAGGACCACCTGGCTCCTTCGCGCCGGCCTGCTGCTCGCCCTCTTTGCCGCGCTGCGCGTCACGGCACCGTTATGGGTCCGGGCTATCGGAGAGAGCCTGGTGTGCTCGCCAGGCCCGAGGCAGGGCGACGCCATCCTCGTCGAGAACTTCGATCCCGAGTACCTGCTGTTCGAACGCGCCCGTGACCTCAAGCGGAGTGGCGTGGCATCGCGGGTGCTGGTGCCAGTACGGGTCGATCCGGGGACGACACGACTGAACAGCGTGTCGACAGGCATCGCCGACGTGATGGCAAGGATATCGGCGATCGGGCCCATCGAGCTCGTGCCGATTCGCGAGGTCGAGCCCATCAGCCTGAACGCCGCGAAGGACATCAGAAGGTATCTGGATCGAGAGCGCATCCGGTCGGTCGTGCTGGTCACGCCACTGTTTCGTAGTCGCCGTTCAGCCCTCGTGTATGGGGCCGTCATGGCGCGATCAGGCATCACCGTGCACTGTGACGTCGACGATCAGCGAGCGAGCGTCGCCCACTGGTCCGACACATGGCATGGCGTGCAGAATGTCTTGGAGCAGTGGGTCAAGCTTCAGTACTATCGCTTCCGAGTCATGCCGTTCCTGTGTTGCCCGGAGGACGGTCGCTGACAGGAGCCCACACGAATCTTGGCGGTCGGCAACAGGAGCGGCGGATGCCATGCCCTGCGCAGGAGTCTTATGTCGGAGAAGTTGACGTGTGTGCTGGTCGGCTGTGGTCGCATCTCCACCCGGCACATCGAGGTTCTCGCTGATCACCCGGGCATCCAGCTCGTCGGCGTCTGCGACAGCCGTGAAGATCGCCTCGCCAAGGCGGCGACCGCCAGCGGCGCCCCGGCGTTCACCGACTACCTGGAGATGGTGCGCACCGTCCGGCCGGACATCGTCTCGGTCCTGACTCATTCGGGAGCGCACGCGCGGGTGGCGTGCGACGTGGTGCCATACACCGGCAACGTGGTCGTCGAGAAGCCGATGGCGCTGACGCTCGATGACGCGGATCGGATGATTGACACTTGCGACCGGGCTGGCGTGGGCCTGTTCGTGGTGCAGCAAAACCGTTACAACCGGCCTGTCGTGAAGCTTCGTCAGGCACTCGACCGTGGCCGGTTCGGGAAGCTCTCGCTGGGCACCGTGCGGGTCCGCTGGTGCCGCACACAGGAATACTACGACCTCGATGCCTGGCGCGGCACCTGGAGGGACGACGGCGGCGTGTTCGCCAACCAGGCGAGTCATCATGTCGACCTGCTGCAGTGGCTGATGGGACCTGTCGAGAGCGTGCAGGCATACACCGCCACCCGTCTGGTCGACGTCGAAGTAGAGGACGTCGGCCTCGCCATCCTCAAGTTCCGCTCTGGTGCGCTGGGGGTTGCCGAGGCCACGACGACAGCCCGCCCGCGTGATCTCGAAGGCAGCGTATCGGTCCTGGGCGAGCGAGGATCGGCGGTCATCGGTGGATTTGCGGTCAATCGCGTGGAGACGTGGAACTTCGCCGAAGCCAGCGCCGATGACGTGAACCCCGAGGAGTGGAGCCAGAATCCTCCCACGGTCTATGGATTCGGGCACATGGCGTTCTACAACGATGTCCTGGACTGCATCCGAACTCGTCGGCGAGCGATGCTCGACGGTATCGAGGGCCGAAAGTCCCTGGAACTCGTAATAGCAATATATCAAGCGGCCGCCACCCGGAAGGAGGTTCGCCTTCGATATGTTCCTGAGGGTGTGCCCTTGGGACTGGATTTGAAAGATCGCTAAGGTTCTACCGAGGTGGCAGATTGATGCGTGCCGTATACATCCGCGCGGCCTCAACACGGCCTCGATAGCGTGCCCAGTGCACGCGACGCTCCAACCGCCCCCCGGCCAGTATCATGCGCTTCAGACAGCGGAACAACTGAGAGAACGACGTCTCGGCCTCTGGTGATTGCCTGTCCCACTTGAACGACATCAGCGCCTCACTAGCCGCCAGGCCCTTGGAGATCGCGACGATATACGACGGTTCCACCCTGCGCTCGGGGATCAGGTGAGTCACTTTCAGCGACGGGAAGAGACCCATGCCCATTCCAGATTCGCAGGCAACGAAGCACATCTCCGTGTCGCCGCCACTCAGCAGCATGCCGCCCACTCGGTCCAGAATCTGGAACGGGGCCTCTCGAAGGTGGGTGACATAGGCTTCAGCAACCTGCCTGCGAACACACAAGCCCGCTCCCCAAGGCTCCGCTGAACTGCAGCGCCTCACGTTGGTCCATGTTGCCCGTGTCACGTCGCGCAATGCGAGCGCCGACAGGAATGGCACCACATCTGGCTCAGGCTGCTTCTCGAACTCCGGGACGATTGCGCCGCCCCACGCGCCCAACTGGGGCCACTCGGACGCGATGTCACAACACGCTTGAAGATATCCAGGATCAAGAACGTTGTCGTCATCGATGAAGAGCAACGTTTCCCCTCGGGATTCAGCTATGCCGCGGAACCGCGCGTGCGTCAAACCTAGCCTGTGCTCCGTGATTACTCGGGCTTGTGGATGCCAGCCGAGTTCCAGTCTGTCCTCTAGTGGATCACTGCTGCCGTTATCAATAACGAGTAGTTCCCACAGAGACTTCTCGAGTTCCTGCATTGATAGTGCATTCAGTACCCTGTTCAGGTACTCCATGCGCGGGTTGTGAGTACACACGATAGCGCTGATCATCCGACGACCCTCGAACCGCCCGCGTACGACTTCAATGCAGCGACCCCGTCGCTCAGCAGGACTTGTGCGTTCCGACGGTACGCTGGTACCACCATCAGAACGCCTATGACG from Luteitalea sp. TBR-22 includes:
- a CDS encoding glycosyltransferase codes for the protein MISAIVCTHNPRMEYLNRVLNALSMQELEKSLWELLVIDNGSSDPLEDRLELGWHPQARVITEHRLGLTHARFRGIAESRGETLLFIDDDNVLDPGYLQACCDIASEWPQLGAWGGAIVPEFEKQPEPDVVPFLSALALRDVTRATWTNVRRCSSAEPWGAGLCVRRQVAEAYVTHLREAPFQILDRVGGMLLSGGDTEMCFVACESGMGMGLFPSLKVTHLIPERRVEPSYIVAISKGLAASEALMSFKWDRQSPEAETSFSQLFRCLKRMILAGGRLERRVHWARYRGRVEAARMYTARINLPPR
- a CDS encoding Gfo/Idh/MocA family protein; this encodes MSEKLTCVLVGCGRISTRHIEVLADHPGIQLVGVCDSREDRLAKAATASGAPAFTDYLEMVRTVRPDIVSVLTHSGAHARVACDVVPYTGNVVVEKPMALTLDDADRMIDTCDRAGVGLFVVQQNRYNRPVVKLRQALDRGRFGKLSLGTVRVRWCRTQEYYDLDAWRGTWRDDGGVFANQASHHVDLLQWLMGPVESVQAYTATRLVDVEVEDVGLAILKFRSGALGVAEATTTARPRDLEGSVSVLGERGSAVIGGFAVNRVETWNFAEASADDVNPEEWSQNPPTVYGFGHMAFYNDVLDCIRTRRRAMLDGIEGRKSLELVIAIYQAAATRKEVRLRYVPEGVPLGLDLKDR